Sequence from the Dehalococcoidia bacterium genome:
CGGTGATGAAATACCGCCTCTGACTAAATCTGCGACAACCCGTCAATTGGTAATGTACGCAGGAGCATCTGGTGATTTTTATGAAATACACTACGATCAAGAGTTCGCAACAAAGCAAGATCTTCCAGGAGTGATCATTCACGGAGCTCTTAAAAGTGCATTCCTTGGACAGTTAATGACCGATTGGGTAGGCGCCGAAGGTAATTTAAAATCTCTTTCTGTCCGCTACCGCGATATGGATGGCCCAGGAGACTTACTCTCATGCAAAGGTGTTGTTACCTCAATTAACAAAGAAACAGCAACTGTTAGCTGTGACATCTGGATTGAGCGAGATGACGGAAGGAAGACAACTACAGGCGAGGCGACAGTGATACTGCCGTCAAAGGAATCTAATTCCTAGTCTTGAGCCAGTTTTCTCGTAAGATTTCCATTAATATAAAATCCCTGCCTGCACGGCGAACTGGTTCAACCTCTCTAAAGCCACAACCTGCAAAAGCCCGTCGAGCTCTCGCATTCCATGCAAGCGTGTGCAGATAGAGGCGTTTCATATTGTCCATCTTGAAGCACTCATTAATAAGTAATCCCACTGCCTCTCTCCCGTAACCAGATCCCCAGTAATTTCGATTACCCACCAAGATGCCAATCTCACATTGACCACCTATCGTATCGATATCGTAGATCATGCAGTTGCCAATGTGCTCTCCTTCTAGAGTATCAATCCCATATCGATGAACCCAAGGTGTAGGAAATTTGAGTTCATTTTCATAATCTCGTAAAAAATCTTTTAGCGACTGACGAATAGGCATGGCTGCATCCAATTCCGCAAGCTCTGGATTTGCCCTCCAGTTATGGTCATTTTCTCCATCTTCATAGCGTTTTTCGCGGATTAATACCTTTTCGCCTTTAGCAATAATGTCATTCATTATCATTCCTCAACACTAGTGCAGATACTGCTTTAGTAGCGATCTCTTGCTCAGATACATGAGTTAGCATTTCAGGGAATTTCCCCTTCCCTAGCCAATGAATTTCATCAAATTCATCATCATGGTAATCGGTAGACCCACCGGTAGCTTTCATGAGGAAAAAGTACACTCGTTTATGGAACATACGGTCAGATTTTTCAAAAAAATACTCAATAAACCCTAAATCCGATTCAATCTCTATTTCAAGGCCCGTTTCTTCCGAAACTTCCCTCAAGGCAGTTTCGGCTATCGACTCGCCTTCATGTGGAGTACCTTTAGGCAATGCCCATAAATTTGATGAGTAACGATGGCATACTGCAAACTGCCATTCGCTAGGTGCAATACGGTAAACTATGCCTCCCGCCGACACTGCTTCAATAGGCTCAGACTTCATCAATGTAATCCTCATGGGTGTTTAGCATTGAAAAATCAGATTCGTCTGACTCAAGTTCTTTCAATGCCTGCTCTGCTGCCTCGCTGATTGGAGCATCGCCGTTTTCTATGTAATTGTGTAAAAGCTTCTTAGCATTTACACCTCCAATACCACCAATAGCG
This genomic interval carries:
- a CDS encoding dehydratase, yielding MNNIPFLEDISVGDEIPPLTKSATTRQLVMYAGASGDFYEIHYDQEFATKQDLPGVIIHGALKSAFLGQLMTDWVGAEGNLKSLSVRYRDMDGPGDLLSCKGVVTSINKETATVSCDIWIERDDGRKTTTGEATVILPSKESNS
- a CDS encoding GNAT family N-acetyltransferase, yielding MNDIIAKGEKVLIREKRYEDGENDHNWRANPELAELDAAMPIRQSLKDFLRDYENELKFPTPWVHRYGIDTLEGEHIGNCMIYDIDTIGGQCEIGILVGNRNYWGSGYGREAVGLLINECFKMDNMKRLYLHTLAWNARARRAFAGCGFREVEPVRRAGRDFILMEILRENWLKTRN
- a CDS encoding NUDIX hydrolase, with the translated sequence MKSEPIEAVSAGGIVYRIAPSEWQFAVCHRYSSNLWALPKGTPHEGESIAETALREVSEETGLEIEIESDLGFIEYFFEKSDRMFHKRVYFFLMKATGGSTDYHDDEFDEIHWLGKGKFPEMLTHVSEQEIATKAVSALVLRNDNE